The following are encoded together in the Bactrocera neohumeralis isolate Rockhampton chromosome 6, APGP_CSIRO_Bneo_wtdbg2-racon-allhic-juicebox.fasta_v2, whole genome shotgun sequence genome:
- the LOC126761347 gene encoding fibrillin-2 isoform X1: MAVRCQLVWLAIVALIGVSLARHEDCESAPYAEHSTVKIINEEDAVRAIYECEEGYELSGSNELICDVDSDLWDVEPPKCEKAGLSNEVNAERAKKKKPQNIIEDRHISAEMAASLDMTCVQAKIIAPDIRHGFVQKYDRRRKGEHVFLVAVYACNDNFELEDADITTLYCSQRKWVGDLPTCVALGEYTDADEEEYDEYEAVDDDEDEEDVAEESTDNRVAPPPPPPPAIAEVEENEQEISNEIETAAHENTAQESESGAPSNAEPDVPVTDVNIVVAPTQDPYTPRYLDDNCGADKGGCEQKCERLLFPGENEPRLKCSCFDGFSLDPNDYASCHDINECELDNGGCEQLCNNLPGSYQCACEQGLQINTLTGNTCIDINECEQPEVAAQCAGGCENTHGSYRCIPALNTPENGAGATNEVEEVEEDVKEVDEVETKVESEPNAEEESEDDQGIRRISESGPICPAGYRAGGENSDNCVDIDECAEGTSGCEHCLNTDGSYECTCPGGYDLAEDERTCVDINECDVIVESEDDAAAAPTKLCTGGCVNTIGSFICTCGANEHLLEDQRTCVADTCQDLNNPQLNKTRCAHQCVDLPSGVYECVCPAGYKLSDDLHNCVVAESVCTVAGGYESCAPGVCVPSEDNNAFSCECPSGYVFEANRCQDIDECANGMHECSHECFNNLGSYQCGCPLGFVFDEGSNEHVCADVDECAATPEVCGTLNCVNKPGGFVCLCADGSEPEAESGACHIADPCEAHQCSHQCIAEGVGFKCICPEGMSLADDGLHCSYKDVCTEQNNGCEHICKSEEDGACGCRSGYELAADGKSCVDVDECEIGNGGCHQVCKNFAGGYDCACELGFEFLDGPLKSFCFDVDECALGLHNCGAGTLCENLNGSYTCICPPGFALGLPPVYASLRALLSSMQPASSFSKTSSIISTPTISNTHNSSPSCLDIDECSISNGNCSHFCMNFPGSFQCSCPPGFTLSSVDNRTCLMVNACLQNNGGCTHACDFAAGVGVRCRCPTGYALAADAHTCLDIDECARANGGCRQHCYNTLGSFECACSAGYELSPNGLDCVDIDECANGFGNCTFVCVNLLGSYECGCEGGFQLGEDRRTCIDVDECALGRHDCSHDCVNVEGGYECICPEGYLLGENKATCLDVDECIASDHGCSHGCDNKLGSYECSCPVGHTLAADKRNCLATTPLEVDVRTDDLDTQDTAIIDVCLRDNGGCSHICNPETGCSCPSGLELSVDGKTCVDIDECAYNNGGCVQLCHNTAGGFQCLCSDGVTPDDGVNCVTICPPGFAVSSVNPNHCVDIDECATPGVCQYNCLNTNGSYECVCPPGYALRNGRDCEDINECLLDNGGCVGGECINHIGSFQCKCSLGYRLASDRRTCERLLESRDQCAPFTAPANGDFHCTKYRHKRKHFYNTRCKVWCNQGYRLEGPTQRFCNASGQWDDFESRCVPTTCPRLHQPINGEIAPAACTTSNAVIGERCQLRCQPGYVPIGLSVAICTAELTWSPNATFECVPLARSPLLPTLPVIGAQPRLPSVGVDDFFHRPILPQVRPPTGFGSSVASQRPYIKCPRNTTVFLADGATTAHIILQKPITNMDYRYIESAPAWTRNMQAHLGAGQHIVTFRGQDPISGRRARCRTIIKVERAVSPSVNFCTRSFEVSLSPNQLQRSVVWEEPRFESTLGPLKKLYKSRIPGELFKAGVHPVYYEATNKQGITARCEFQILVKEANSAVSNSLSTLSVSYPTAVPAAQLTPAPLMRPPSPRGLQAKLLPGHESFVMCPGRAPVKVTDAQSVTLEYGCVLKNIRRGSPRRHAHRRLIATNWSDFTAF; encoded by the exons ATGGCTGTGCGCTGTCAACTTGTTTGGCTCGCGATCGTGGCATTAATTGGTG tgTCACTGGCGCGCCATGAGGACTGTGAGAGTGCGCCCTATGCGGAACATTCCACCGTAAAAATAATCAATGAAGAGGATGCTGTGCGCGCCATATATGAATGCGAGGAGGGCTATGAGTTGAGTGGTAGCAACGAGTTGATATGCGATGTGGATTCGGATCTCTGGGATGTTGAGCCGCCAAAATGCGAAAAAG ctGGGCTCTCGAATGAGGTAAATGCAGAGCGCGCCAAAAAGAAGAAGCCGCAGAATATAATTGAAGACAGACATATTTCTGCAGAGATGGCCGCCTCACTGGATATGACTTGCGTGCAGGCGAAAATTATAGCACCCGATATAAGGCATGGCTTCGTGCAGAAATACGATCGTCGGCGCAAAGGTGAACATGTCTTCCTGGTGGCGGTTTACGCTTGTAATGATAACTTCGAATTGGAGGATGCCGACATAACGACATTATATTGCAGTCAACGCAAGTGGGTAGGCGATTTGCCGACTTGTGTGGCGCTGGGCGAATACACCGATGCGGATGAGGAAG AATACGACGAGTATGAAGCGGTTGACGATGACGAAGACGAAGAAGACGTTGCAGAGGAGTCGACCGATAATCGCGTAgcaccaccgccaccaccaccgccggCTATCGCGGAAGTTGAGGAGAACGAGCAAGAAATCAGCAATGAAATTGAAACTGCGGCGCACGAAAATACTGCGCAAGAAAGTGAGAGCGGCGCGCCGTCCAATGCTGAGCCTGACGTGCCGGTTACCGATGTCAACATTGTTGTTGCGCCCACACAGGATCCATATACACCACGTTATCTCGATGACAACTGCGGCGCCGACAAAGGTGGTTGTGAGCAGAAATGCGAGCGTTTGCTTTTCCCGGGCGAGAATGAGCCGCGTCTGAAGTGCTCCTGCTTTGATGGATTCAGTTTGGATCCAAACGACTACGCCAGCTGTCATG atattaatGAATGTGAGCTTGATAATGGCGGCTGCGAGCAGCTTTGCAACAATCTACCCGGCTCTTACCAGTGCGCCTGTGAGCAGGGTCTGCAAATCAATACACTGACGGGCAATACATGCATCG ACATCAACGAATGCGAGCAACCCGAAGTGGCTGCACAATGCGCCGGCGGTTGTGAGAATACGCACGGCTCTTACCGCTGCATACCGGCGCTGAATACGCCAGAAAATGGCGCAGGGGCGACCAATGAAGTTGAAGAAGTGGAGGAAGATGTCAAAGAAGTGGACGAAGTAGAAACAAAAGTCGAAAGTGAGCCCAATGCGGAAGAAGAAAGTGAAGACGATCAGGGCATACGTCGCATTTCGGAAAGTGGCCCTATCTGTCCGGCCGGTTATCGCGCAGGCGGCGAGAACTCAGACAATTGCGTAGATATTGACGAGTGCGCTGAGGGCACAAGCGGCTGTGAACACTGCCTGAACACCGATGGTTCGTACGAGTGCACCTGCCCCGGCGGTTATGATCTTGCCGAAGACGAACGCACTTGTGTCGACATCAACGAGTGTGACGTTATCGTAGAGAGTGAAGACGATGCGGCGGCAGCGCCTACTAAACTGTGTACCGGTGGTTGTGTGAATACGATTGGCTCGTTTATTTGTACTTGTGGCGCTAATGAGCACCTGCTCGAGGATCAACGCACTTGTGTGGCAGACACCTGTCAAGATTTGAATAATCCACAACTGAATAAGACACGTTGCGCGCATCAGTGTGTCGATTTGCCGAGTGGCGTCTATGAATGCGTTTGCCCAGCGGGTTACAAGTTGAGTGATGACTTACACAATTGCGTGGTGGCTGAGAGCGTATGCACCGTGGCGGGCGGCTATGAAAGTTGTGCGCCCGGCGTGTGTGTGCCGAGTGAGGATAACAACGCCTTTAGCTGCGAATGCCCGTCGGGTTATGTGTTTGAGGCGAACCGCTGCCAAGATATCGATGAATGTGCTAACGGTATGCACGAATGTTCACACGAGTGCTTCAACAATTTGGGTTCGTATCAATGTGGCTGCCCGTTGGGCTTCGTTTTCGACGAGGGCAGCAACGAACATGTTTGCGCTGATGTCGATGAGTGTGCAGCGACACCGGAAGTTTGTGGCACTTTGAATTGCGTTAATAAACCCGGCGGTTTCGTCTGCTTATGTGCCGATGGCAGCGAACCTGAGGCCGAGAGTGGCGCTTGTCATATCGCCGATCCCTGCGAAGCGCATCAGTGTTCACACCAATGTATTGCTGAAGGTGTGGGCTTCAAGTGCATTTGTCCGGAAGGTATGTCATTGGCTGATGACGGCTTACACTGCTCGTACAAAGATGTTTGTACTGAGCAAAATAATGGATGCGAACATATTTGCAAGTCGGAGGAGGATGGTGCTTGTGGCTGTCGCAGCGGTTATGAATTGGCTGCTGATGGCAAATCGTGTGTGGACGTTGACGAATGTGAGATCGGCAATGGTGGTTGCCATCAGGTTTGCAAGAATTTTGCAGGTGGGTACGATTGCGCCTGCGAACTGGGCTTTGAGTTTCTCGATGGTCCGCTCAAATCGTTTTGCTTCGATGTGGACGAGTGCGCTTTGGGGCTGCACAATTGCGGCGCGGGTACGCTTTGCGAAAATCTCAATGGCTCGTACACTTGCATATGTCCGCCTGGCTTTGCGTTGGGTTTGCCGCCGGTTTATGCTTCGCTGCGCGCGCTACTCTCATCCATGCAGCCGGCCAGCTCATTTTCCAAAACTTCATCTATCATTTCAACACCAACCATTTCAAACACACACAATTCTTCACCCTCATGCTTAGACATCGACGAATGCTCCATTTCGAACGGAAATTGCTCACATTTCTGCATGAATTTTCCCGGCAGCTTCCAGTGCTCCTGTCCACCTGGCTTTACGCTAAGCTCGGTGGATAATCGCACTTGCTTGATGGTGAATGCTTGCTTACAGAACAATGGCGGTTGCACGCATGCGTGTGACTTCGCAGCCGGTGTGGGTGTGCGCTGCCGCTGTCCGACCGGCTATGCTTTGGCTGCTGATGCGCACACCTGTTTGGACATCGACGAATGCGCGCGCGCGAATGGTGGCTGCCGTCAGCACTGTTACAATACACTTGGCAGCTTTGAATGTGCTTGCAGCGCGGGTTATGAATTATCGCCGAATGGTCTCGACTGTGTCGATATCGACGAATGCGCCAATGGTTTTGGTAATTGTACTTTTGTTTGCGTAAATCTTCTAGGTTCCTACGAATGCGGCTGCGAGGGCGGCTTTCAGTTGGGTGAGGATCGTCGTACCTGCATAGACGTCGACGAATGTGCGCTGGGCAGACACGACTGCTCGCACGATTGTGTAAATGTGGAAGGCGGCTATGAGTGTATTTGTCCGGAGGGCTATCTGTTGGGTGAGAATAAAGCGACTTGTTTGGATGTGGATGAGTGCATTGCCAGCGACCATGGTTGCAGTCACGGTTGCGACAATAAATTGGGCAGTTACGAGTGCAGCTGTCCTGTAGGTCACACATTGGCGGCGGATAAACGGAACTGCCTTGCaaccactccgttggaagttGATGTGCGCACCGATGACCTCGACACGCAGGATACCGCTATAATAGATGTCTGCCTACGCGATAATGGCGGCTGCTCACATATTTGTAATCCAGAAACGGGTTGTTCTTGTCCTAGTGGACTCGAACTCTCCGTAGACGGCAAGACCTGCGTGGATATTGATGAATGCGCCTACAATAATGGCGGTTGTGTGCAGCTATGTCATAATACCGCTGGTGGCTTCCAATGTCTTTGCTCGGATGGCGTAACTCCCGACGATGGTGTAAATTGTGTGACAATCTGTCCGCCGGGCTTTGCAGTGAGCTCTGTGAACCCCAACCACTGTGTGGATATTGACGAATGCGCTACACCTGGAGTTTGTCAGTATAACTGTCTGAATACCAACGGCTCCTACGAGTGTGTGTGTCCGCCAGGTTATGCGCTCCGCAATGGTCGCGATTGTGAGGATATTAACGAGTGTTTGCTGGACAACGGTGGCTGTGTTGGTGGTGAATGCATTAATCATATTGGCAGCTTTCAGTGCAAGTGCTCGCTGGGCTATCGTTTAGCCAGCGATCGTCGCACATGCGAACGTTTGCTTGAGTCTCGCGATCAATGTGCACCCTTTACTGCACCGGCTAACGGTGACTTCCACTGCACGAAATATCGCCACAAGCGCAAGCATTTCTATAATACGCGCTGCAAAGTGTGGTGCAACCAGGGTTACCGGCTGGAAGGACCTACCCAACGTTTCTGCAATGCTTCCGGTCAGTGGGATGACTTTGAAAGCCGTTGTGTGC CTACCACTTGCCCCCGTCTACATCAACCGATTAATGGCGAGATTGCGCCCGCTGCCTGTACAACTAGCAATGCAGTCATTGGTGAACGCTGTCAGCTGCGTTGTCAGCCCGGTTATGTGCCCATCGGCTTGAGCGTTGCCATCTGCACCGCGGAACTGACTTGGTCACCCAATGCCACCTTCGAGTGTGTGCCGTTGGCGAGATCTCCATTGCTACCTACTTTGCCCGTTATTGGTGCTCAGCCACGTCTACCTTCCGTTGGCGTCGACGACTTTTTCCATAGACCGATATTACCACAAGTGAGACCACCAACTGGTTTTGGTAGTTCCGTTGCTTCACAACGTCCCTACATTAAATGTCCGCGCAATACCACTGTTTTTCTGGCCGATGGCGCCACTACCGCtcatattattttgcaaaaacccATCACTAATATGGATTACCGTTACATTGAGTCTGCGCCGGCTTGGACCCGCAATATGCAAGCTCATTTAGGTGCTGGTCAACATATAGTGACATTCCGTGGTCAAGATCCCATTTCGGGTAGACGCGCCAGATGTCGCACAATCATCAAAGTGGAGCGTGCTGTTTCGCCAAGCGTGAATTTCTGTACGCGTTCCTTCGAGGTATCGTTGAGTCCGAATCAATTGCAACGTTCGGTGGTGTGGGAAGAACCGCGCTTCGAAAGCACACTGGGTCCACTGAAAAAACTCTACAAATCGAGG ATACCCGGCGAACTCTTTAAAGCTGGCGTACACCCGGTATACTATGAGGCAACTAATAAGCAAGGCATTACCGCCCGTTGTGAATTCCAAATTCTTGTGAAAG AAGCCAACTCCGCAGTCAGCAACTCCTTGTCTACATTGAGCGTAAGCTACCCAACAGCAGTGCCCGCTGCTCAGTTAACACCCGCACCATTAATGCGTCCACCGTCTCCCCGGGGCTTACAAGCGAAATTACTGCCCGGTCATGAGTCGTTTGTGATGTGCCCCGGTCGTGCGCCGGTTAAGGTTACCGATGCCCAATCT GTGACCTTAGAATACGGCTGCGTCTTGAAAAATATACGCCGTGGATCGCCGCGTCGTCACGCCCACCGCCGTTTGATCGCCACCAATTGGTCCGATTTCACTGCCTTCTAA
- the LOC126761347 gene encoding fibrillin-1 isoform X2, translated as MAVRCQLVWLAIVALIGVSLARHEDCESAPYAEHSTVKIINEEDAVRAIYECEEGYELSGSNELICDVDSDLWDVEPPKCEKAGLSNEVNAERAKKKKPQNIIEDRHISAEMAASLDMTCVQAKIIAPDIRHGFVQKYDRRRKGEHVFLVAVYACNDNFELEDADITTLYCSQRKWVGDLPTCVALGEYTDADEEEYDEYEAVDDDEDEEDVAEESTDNRVAPPPPPPPAIAEVEENEQEISNEIETAAHENTAQESESGAPSNAEPDVPVTDVNIVVAPTQDPYTPRYLDDNCGADKGGCEQKCERLLFPGENEPRLKCSCFDGFSLDPNDYASCHDINECELDNGGCEQLCNNLPGSYQCACEQGLQINTLTGNTCIDINECEQPEVAAQCAGGCENTHGSYRCIPALNTPENGAGATNEVEEVEEDVKEVDEVETKVESEPNAEEESEDDQGIRRISESGPICPAGYRAGGENSDNCVDIDECAEGTSGCEHCLNTDGSYECTCPGGYDLAEDERTCVDINECDVIVESEDDAAAAPTKLCTGGCVNTIGSFICTCGANEHLLEDQRTCVADTCQDLNNPQLNKTRCAHQCVDLPSGVYECVCPAGYKLSDDLHNCVVAESVCTVAGGYESCAPGVCVPSEDNNAFSCECPSGYVFEANRCQDIDECANGMHECSHECFNNLGSYQCGCPLGFVFDEGSNEHVCADVDECAATPEVCGTLNCVNKPGGFVCLCADGSEPEAESGACHIADPCEAHQCSHQCIAEGVGFKCICPEGMSLADDGLHCSYKDVCTEQNNGCEHICKSEEDGACGCRSGYELAADGKSCVDVDECEIGNGGCHQVCKNFAGSYECGCEGGFQLGEDRRTCIDVDECALGRHDCSHDCVNVEGGYECICPEGYLLGENKATCLDVDECIASDHGCSHGCDNKLGSYECSCPVGHTLAADKRNCLATTPLEVDVRTDDLDTQDTAIIDVCLRDNGGCSHICNPETGCSCPSGLELSVDGKTCVDIDECAYNNGGCVQLCHNTAGGFQCLCSDGVTPDDGVNCVTICPPGFAVSSVNPNHCVDIDECATPGVCQYNCLNTNGSYECVCPPGYALRNGRDCEDINECLLDNGGCVGGECINHIGSFQCKCSLGYRLASDRRTCERLLESRDQCAPFTAPANGDFHCTKYRHKRKHFYNTRCKVWCNQGYRLEGPTQRFCNASGQWDDFESRCVPTTCPRLHQPINGEIAPAACTTSNAVIGERCQLRCQPGYVPIGLSVAICTAELTWSPNATFECVPLARSPLLPTLPVIGAQPRLPSVGVDDFFHRPILPQVRPPTGFGSSVASQRPYIKCPRNTTVFLADGATTAHIILQKPITNMDYRYIESAPAWTRNMQAHLGAGQHIVTFRGQDPISGRRARCRTIIKVERAVSPSVNFCTRSFEVSLSPNQLQRSVVWEEPRFESTLGPLKKLYKSRIPGELFKAGVHPVYYEATNKQGITARCEFQILVKEANSAVSNSLSTLSVSYPTAVPAAQLTPAPLMRPPSPRGLQAKLLPGHESFVMCPGRAPVKVTDAQSVTLEYGCVLKNIRRGSPRRHAHRRLIATNWSDFTAF; from the exons ATGGCTGTGCGCTGTCAACTTGTTTGGCTCGCGATCGTGGCATTAATTGGTG tgTCACTGGCGCGCCATGAGGACTGTGAGAGTGCGCCCTATGCGGAACATTCCACCGTAAAAATAATCAATGAAGAGGATGCTGTGCGCGCCATATATGAATGCGAGGAGGGCTATGAGTTGAGTGGTAGCAACGAGTTGATATGCGATGTGGATTCGGATCTCTGGGATGTTGAGCCGCCAAAATGCGAAAAAG ctGGGCTCTCGAATGAGGTAAATGCAGAGCGCGCCAAAAAGAAGAAGCCGCAGAATATAATTGAAGACAGACATATTTCTGCAGAGATGGCCGCCTCACTGGATATGACTTGCGTGCAGGCGAAAATTATAGCACCCGATATAAGGCATGGCTTCGTGCAGAAATACGATCGTCGGCGCAAAGGTGAACATGTCTTCCTGGTGGCGGTTTACGCTTGTAATGATAACTTCGAATTGGAGGATGCCGACATAACGACATTATATTGCAGTCAACGCAAGTGGGTAGGCGATTTGCCGACTTGTGTGGCGCTGGGCGAATACACCGATGCGGATGAGGAAG AATACGACGAGTATGAAGCGGTTGACGATGACGAAGACGAAGAAGACGTTGCAGAGGAGTCGACCGATAATCGCGTAgcaccaccgccaccaccaccgccggCTATCGCGGAAGTTGAGGAGAACGAGCAAGAAATCAGCAATGAAATTGAAACTGCGGCGCACGAAAATACTGCGCAAGAAAGTGAGAGCGGCGCGCCGTCCAATGCTGAGCCTGACGTGCCGGTTACCGATGTCAACATTGTTGTTGCGCCCACACAGGATCCATATACACCACGTTATCTCGATGACAACTGCGGCGCCGACAAAGGTGGTTGTGAGCAGAAATGCGAGCGTTTGCTTTTCCCGGGCGAGAATGAGCCGCGTCTGAAGTGCTCCTGCTTTGATGGATTCAGTTTGGATCCAAACGACTACGCCAGCTGTCATG atattaatGAATGTGAGCTTGATAATGGCGGCTGCGAGCAGCTTTGCAACAATCTACCCGGCTCTTACCAGTGCGCCTGTGAGCAGGGTCTGCAAATCAATACACTGACGGGCAATACATGCATCG ACATCAACGAATGCGAGCAACCCGAAGTGGCTGCACAATGCGCCGGCGGTTGTGAGAATACGCACGGCTCTTACCGCTGCATACCGGCGCTGAATACGCCAGAAAATGGCGCAGGGGCGACCAATGAAGTTGAAGAAGTGGAGGAAGATGTCAAAGAAGTGGACGAAGTAGAAACAAAAGTCGAAAGTGAGCCCAATGCGGAAGAAGAAAGTGAAGACGATCAGGGCATACGTCGCATTTCGGAAAGTGGCCCTATCTGTCCGGCCGGTTATCGCGCAGGCGGCGAGAACTCAGACAATTGCGTAGATATTGACGAGTGCGCTGAGGGCACAAGCGGCTGTGAACACTGCCTGAACACCGATGGTTCGTACGAGTGCACCTGCCCCGGCGGTTATGATCTTGCCGAAGACGAACGCACTTGTGTCGACATCAACGAGTGTGACGTTATCGTAGAGAGTGAAGACGATGCGGCGGCAGCGCCTACTAAACTGTGTACCGGTGGTTGTGTGAATACGATTGGCTCGTTTATTTGTACTTGTGGCGCTAATGAGCACCTGCTCGAGGATCAACGCACTTGTGTGGCAGACACCTGTCAAGATTTGAATAATCCACAACTGAATAAGACACGTTGCGCGCATCAGTGTGTCGATTTGCCGAGTGGCGTCTATGAATGCGTTTGCCCAGCGGGTTACAAGTTGAGTGATGACTTACACAATTGCGTGGTGGCTGAGAGCGTATGCACCGTGGCGGGCGGCTATGAAAGTTGTGCGCCCGGCGTGTGTGTGCCGAGTGAGGATAACAACGCCTTTAGCTGCGAATGCCCGTCGGGTTATGTGTTTGAGGCGAACCGCTGCCAAGATATCGATGAATGTGCTAACGGTATGCACGAATGTTCACACGAGTGCTTCAACAATTTGGGTTCGTATCAATGTGGCTGCCCGTTGGGCTTCGTTTTCGACGAGGGCAGCAACGAACATGTTTGCGCTGATGTCGATGAGTGTGCAGCGACACCGGAAGTTTGTGGCACTTTGAATTGCGTTAATAAACCCGGCGGTTTCGTCTGCTTATGTGCCGATGGCAGCGAACCTGAGGCCGAGAGTGGCGCTTGTCATATCGCCGATCCCTGCGAAGCGCATCAGTGTTCACACCAATGTATTGCTGAAGGTGTGGGCTTCAAGTGCATTTGTCCGGAAGGTATGTCATTGGCTGATGACGGCTTACACTGCTCGTACAAAGATGTTTGTACTGAGCAAAATAATGGATGCGAACATATTTGCAAGTCGGAGGAGGATGGTGCTTGTGGCTGTCGCAGCGGTTATGAATTGGCTGCTGATGGCAAATCGTGTGTGGACGTTGACGAATGTGAGATCGGCAATGGTGGTTGCCATCAGGTTTGCAAGAATTTTGCAG GTTCCTACGAATGCGGCTGCGAGGGCGGCTTTCAGTTGGGTGAGGATCGTCGTACCTGCATAGACGTCGACGAATGTGCGCTGGGCAGACACGACTGCTCGCACGATTGTGTAAATGTGGAAGGCGGCTATGAGTGTATTTGTCCGGAGGGCTATCTGTTGGGTGAGAATAAAGCGACTTGTTTGGATGTGGATGAGTGCATTGCCAGCGACCATGGTTGCAGTCACGGTTGCGACAATAAATTGGGCAGTTACGAGTGCAGCTGTCCTGTAGGTCACACATTGGCGGCGGATAAACGGAACTGCCTTGCaaccactccgttggaagttGATGTGCGCACCGATGACCTCGACACGCAGGATACCGCTATAATAGATGTCTGCCTACGCGATAATGGCGGCTGCTCACATATTTGTAATCCAGAAACGGGTTGTTCTTGTCCTAGTGGACTCGAACTCTCCGTAGACGGCAAGACCTGCGTGGATATTGATGAATGCGCCTACAATAATGGCGGTTGTGTGCAGCTATGTCATAATACCGCTGGTGGCTTCCAATGTCTTTGCTCGGATGGCGTAACTCCCGACGATGGTGTAAATTGTGTGACAATCTGTCCGCCGGGCTTTGCAGTGAGCTCTGTGAACCCCAACCACTGTGTGGATATTGACGAATGCGCTACACCTGGAGTTTGTCAGTATAACTGTCTGAATACCAACGGCTCCTACGAGTGTGTGTGTCCGCCAGGTTATGCGCTCCGCAATGGTCGCGATTGTGAGGATATTAACGAGTGTTTGCTGGACAACGGTGGCTGTGTTGGTGGTGAATGCATTAATCATATTGGCAGCTTTCAGTGCAAGTGCTCGCTGGGCTATCGTTTAGCCAGCGATCGTCGCACATGCGAACGTTTGCTTGAGTCTCGCGATCAATGTGCACCCTTTACTGCACCGGCTAACGGTGACTTCCACTGCACGAAATATCGCCACAAGCGCAAGCATTTCTATAATACGCGCTGCAAAGTGTGGTGCAACCAGGGTTACCGGCTGGAAGGACCTACCCAACGTTTCTGCAATGCTTCCGGTCAGTGGGATGACTTTGAAAGCCGTTGTGTGC CTACCACTTGCCCCCGTCTACATCAACCGATTAATGGCGAGATTGCGCCCGCTGCCTGTACAACTAGCAATGCAGTCATTGGTGAACGCTGTCAGCTGCGTTGTCAGCCCGGTTATGTGCCCATCGGCTTGAGCGTTGCCATCTGCACCGCGGAACTGACTTGGTCACCCAATGCCACCTTCGAGTGTGTGCCGTTGGCGAGATCTCCATTGCTACCTACTTTGCCCGTTATTGGTGCTCAGCCACGTCTACCTTCCGTTGGCGTCGACGACTTTTTCCATAGACCGATATTACCACAAGTGAGACCACCAACTGGTTTTGGTAGTTCCGTTGCTTCACAACGTCCCTACATTAAATGTCCGCGCAATACCACTGTTTTTCTGGCCGATGGCGCCACTACCGCtcatattattttgcaaaaacccATCACTAATATGGATTACCGTTACATTGAGTCTGCGCCGGCTTGGACCCGCAATATGCAAGCTCATTTAGGTGCTGGTCAACATATAGTGACATTCCGTGGTCAAGATCCCATTTCGGGTAGACGCGCCAGATGTCGCACAATCATCAAAGTGGAGCGTGCTGTTTCGCCAAGCGTGAATTTCTGTACGCGTTCCTTCGAGGTATCGTTGAGTCCGAATCAATTGCAACGTTCGGTGGTGTGGGAAGAACCGCGCTTCGAAAGCACACTGGGTCCACTGAAAAAACTCTACAAATCGAGG ATACCCGGCGAACTCTTTAAAGCTGGCGTACACCCGGTATACTATGAGGCAACTAATAAGCAAGGCATTACCGCCCGTTGTGAATTCCAAATTCTTGTGAAAG AAGCCAACTCCGCAGTCAGCAACTCCTTGTCTACATTGAGCGTAAGCTACCCAACAGCAGTGCCCGCTGCTCAGTTAACACCCGCACCATTAATGCGTCCACCGTCTCCCCGGGGCTTACAAGCGAAATTACTGCCCGGTCATGAGTCGTTTGTGATGTGCCCCGGTCGTGCGCCGGTTAAGGTTACCGATGCCCAATCT GTGACCTTAGAATACGGCTGCGTCTTGAAAAATATACGCCGTGGATCGCCGCGTCGTCACGCCCACCGCCGTTTGATCGCCACCAATTGGTCCGATTTCACTGCCTTCTAA
- the LOC126761361 gene encoding heat shock protein 27, translating to MAVVPSSTNLNDWDYWDYRRRLWRDLDLVDWDLPYWKRLARFNSSPDLSRVIVGKDGFEANVDVHPFKPYEVQVKTVGDTVVVEAKHDKRRDGDNYVGRHIVKRFVLPRGFYPNDVRSELSSDGILTIKCPPPAQVERSVYVRQVGLPYLSIKN from the coding sequence ATGGCCGTTGTACCGTCGTCTACAAATCTCAACGATTGGGATTATTGGGATTATCGGCGACGCCTTTGGCGTGATTTGGATCTCGTCGACTGGGACTTGCCGTACTGGAAGCGTTTGGCACGCTTCAACTCCTCACCCGATCTGAGTCGTGTGATTGTGGGCAAGGATGGCTTTGAGGCGAATGTCGATGTGCATCCTTTCAAGCCTTACGAAGTTCAGGTGAAGACTGTGGGCGACACCGTTGTGGTGGAGGCGAAACACGACAAGCGGCGAGACGGTGACAACTATGTGGGACGACATATAGTGAAACGTTTCGTCCTGCCACGTGGCTTCTATCCGAACGATGTGCGTTCGGAACTATCCTCTGATGGCATTTTGACCATTAAATGCCCACCACCAGCGCAAGTCGAACGCAGCGTCTACGTGCGACAGGTGGGCCTGCCATACCTGAGCATTAAGAACTGA